The Pogona vitticeps strain Pit_001003342236 chromosome 3, PviZW2.1, whole genome shotgun sequence genome includes a window with the following:
- the ADAMTS1 gene encoding A disintegrin and metalloproteinase with thrombospondin motifs 1, giving the protein MQGAVALSLALGLCLAAWGSPAPGLLQEEALVLPVRLDPGAGQGQRQQGEAGARLYSLDAFGQRLRLELQPDSSFLAPELTLQYVGSRPRSGEEEEDASEHPVGADLASCFYSGTVNGEAGSAVALSLCGGLRGAFYLSGAEYLIQPANLSRPRGEEQPQLHVLRRRLRSTLHSQGGGAKCGVTDEGDPSSAEGEWQRRQQQQSEHVQRAGNRSARRKRFVSSPRYVETLLVADQSMAEFHGSGLKHYLLTLLSVAAKLYKHPSIQNSISLVVVKIMVIYDEQKGPDVSSNAALTLRNFCNWQKQHNPPSDRHAEHYDTAILFTRQDLCGAKTCDTLGMADVGTACDPNRSCSVIEDDGLQAAFTAAHELGHVFNMPHDDAKQCVGLNGINRDSHMMASMLSNLDRSQPWSPCSAYMITTFLDNSHGECLLDKPHKPIQLPSDLPGTLYDANRQCQFTFGDDSKHCPDVSSTCTTLWCTGTSGGLLVCQTKHFPWADGTTCGDGKWCMNGKCVNKTDKKHYDTPVHGGWGLWGAWGECSRTCGGGVQYSLRECDNPVPKNGGKYCEGKRVQYRSCNIEDCPDNGDKTFREEQCETHNDISKSFGTGPAVEWTPKYAGVSPKDRCKLVCLAKGTGYFFVLHPKVVDGTLCSPESTSVCVQGQCVKAGCDRIIGSSKKFDKCGVCGGNGSTCKKVSGTLSSSRPGYHDVIMIPAGATNIEVKQRNHRGARQDGSFLAIKAADGTYILNGDYTLSTLEQDITYKGSVLRYSGSSASLERIRSFTPLKEPLTIQVLTVGDTFRPKIKYTYFVKKTAQSGSEKPSSKKTESFNAIKETILSEWIIEEWGECSKSCGTGWQRRSVECRDLNGQPATECAKELKPSDIRPCADTPCPRWQLGDWSPCSKTCGKGFKKRLLKCLSFEGATLSHESCDLSKKPKHLIDFCHVTDCS; this is encoded by the exons ATGCAAGGGGCGGTGGCGCTGAGCCTGGCGCTGGGACTCTGCCTGGCCGCCTGGGGAAGCCCGGCGCCGGGGCTGCTGCAGGAAGAGGCGCTGGTCCTGCCCGTGCGGCTGGATCCCGGCGCCGGGCAAGGGCAGCGGCAGCAGGGCGAGGCGGGCGCGCGGCTCTACAGCCTGGACGCCTTTGGCCAGCGCCTCCGCTTGGAGCTGCAGCCCGACAGCAGCTTTTTGGCGCCGGAACTGACGCTGCAGTATGTGGGCAGCCGACCCCGGagcggagaggaggaggaggacgcctCCGAACACCCCGTCGGCGCGGACCTGGCCAGCTGCTTCTACTCCGGCACCGTCAACGGGGAGGCGGGCTCCGCCGTCGCCCTTAGCCTCTGCGGAGGGCTCCGCGGGGCTTTCTACCTGAGCGGGGCAGAGTACCTCATCCAACCGGCCAACCTTTCCCGCCCCCGGGGAGAAGAGCAACCCCAACTTCACGTCTTGAGGCGGCGCTTGCGGAGCACTCTTCACAGCCAGGGCGGCGGAGCTAAGTGTGGGGTGACAGACGAGGGCGACCCTTCCTCCGCCGAAGGCGAGTGGCAGcggcgacagcagcagcaatcAGAGCACGTGCAGCGCGCAG GCAATAGAAGTGCACGGAGGAAAAGGTTTGTGTCAAGCCCTCGCTATGTGGAAACCTTACTTGTAGCAGACCAGTCTATGGCAGAGTTCCATGGCAGTGGACTCAAGCATTACCTCCTTACCCTCCTTTCTGTGGCTGCTAAGTTGTACAAGCATCCCAGTATCCAGAACTCCATTAGCTTGGTAGTAGTGAAAATCATGGTCATCTATGATGAGCAGAAAGGACCTGATGTGTCTTCAAACGCCGCCCTCACCTTGAGGAATTTCTGCAACTGGCAAAAGCAACACAATCCTCCTAGTGACCGGCATGCTGAGCACTATGACACTGCAATTCTGTTCACCAGGCAG GATCTCTGTGGTGCCAAGACATGTGATACTCTTGGGATGGCTGATGTGGGAACTGCTTGTGATCCAAACCGCAGTTGCTCGGTCATAGAAGATGATGGCTTGCAAGCTGCTTTTACAGCCGCTCATGAATTAG gtCATGTGTTTAATATGCCCCATGATGATGCAAAGCAATGTGTGGGCCTTAATGGCATAAACAGAGACTCTCACATGATGGCATCTATGCTCTCTAACTTGGATCGAAGCCAACCTTGGTCTCCGTGCAGTGCCTACATGATTACTACATTTTTGGATAACAGTCATG gagagtGTTTGTTGGACAAGCCTCACAAGCCTATACAACTCCCTTCTGATCTGCCTGGAACATTGTACGATGCCAATAGGCAATGCCAGTTCACATTTGGAGATGATTCCAAGCATTGTCCTGATGTGTCCAGCACATGTACCACTTTGTGGTGTACTGGTACGTCGGGTGGATTGCTTGTGTGCCAAACCAAACATTTCCCTTGGGCTGATGGCACCACTTGTGGAGATGGAAAGTGGTGTATGAATGGCAAGTGTGTGAACAAGACAGACAAGAAGCATTACGAT ACACCTGTCCATGGGGGCTGGGGCTTATGGGGAGCCTGGGGAGAGTGTTCAAGGACATGTGGAGGAGGAGTACAGTACTCCCTGAGAGAGTGTGACAATCCAGTTCCCAAGAATGGAGGAAAATATTGTGAAGGCAAGCGCGTACAGTACAGGTCCTGTAATATTGAAGACTGTCCAGACAACGGTG ACAAAACCTTCAGGGAGGAACAGTGTGAAACTCACAATGATATTTCCAAGTCTTTTGGAACTGGGCCTGCAGTGGAATGGACACCCAAGTATGCTGGAGTCTCTCCAAAAGACAGATGCAAACTTGTCTGCCTTGCAAAAGGCACTGGCTATTTCTTCGTTCTTCATCCTAAG GTGGTAGATGGAACCTTATGTAGCCCAGAGTCCACTTCAGTCTGCGTCCAGGGGCAGTGTGTAAAAGCTGGATGTGATCGCATCATAGGATCCAGTAAGAAGTTTGACAAATGTGGTGTCTGTGGAGGCAATGGATCAACCTGTAAAAAAGTGTCTGGGACGCTGTCTAGTTCTAG ACCTGGATATCATGATGTCATTATGATCCCTGCTGGGGCAACGAACATAGAGGTTAAACAACGAAATCACAGGGGTGCGAGACAGGATGGTAGCTTCCTTGCTATTAAAGCTGCTGATGGCACTTATATTCTTAATGGTGACTATACGTTGTCAACACTGGAGCAAGACATTACCTATAAAGGCAGTGTTTTGAGGTACAGTGGCTCATCTGCCTCTCTGGAAAGAATTCGTAGCTTCACTCCACTGAAGGAGCCTTTGACAATACAGGTCCTTACAGTGGGTGACACGTTTCGACCTAAAATCAAATATACCTATTTTGTGAAGAAAACTGCGCAGTCAGGATCTGAGAAGCCCTCCAGTAAGAAGACGGAATCTTTCAATGCAATCAAGGAGACCATTTTATCTGAATGGATTATTGAAGAATGGGGAGAATGTTCTAAATCATGTGGTACTGGTTGGCAGAGGAGGTCTGTAGAATGTAGAGACCTTAATGGACAGCCTGCCACAGAATGTGCAAAAGAACTCAAGCCAAGCGATATCCGCCCATGTGCAGACACGCCATGCCCAAGGTGGCAGCTGGGAGACTGGTCTCCATGTTCTAAGACATGTGGGAAAGGTTTCAAGAAGAGATTGTTAAAATGCCTTTCCTTTGAGGGTGCCACGTTGTCACATGAAAGCTGTGACCTTTCAAAGAAACCTAAACATTTAATAGACTTTTGCCATGTTACAGATTGCAGCTAA